The DNA sequence GGAGCTGAACGGGCCGCGGATCTGCCCGCGTTCGCCTTCTCCGCCTGCCCGACCGCTGATGAGCTGCCTGCGGGTGCGGACCCCGGGACCTGGCGCTGCGAGGTCATGCACGCGACGGGGCATCTGCGCCTGGGCACCGTCGATGAGCCGCTCACCCGGCCCATGAAGATCACGTTCGCGGAAGGTCGTGTGGACGGCGAGTTCCGTCAGGTCTTCGGTGAGATGTCCGCCGCGCCGATCCGGGTGGGAAGCACCCCGTTGACCCTGACTCCGGAGTACGGCGGTTATGCGGACTTCCTGTCCGACGACACCCGGCGCGGCGAGTTCGACATCAAGTTCGCCATAGGCGCGGCGCACGGGCAGTCGGCCCGGCCGTTGCCGGGCTGCTCGGTGGGCGGCGATGAGGACGCGGTCCACCTGGTGCTCAAGGACACCGAGCCCACCCGGGTGATATCCAGCGATCCGTTGGTCGTCGCGTTCGGCGCCCAGGACGCGACGTTCGCCGCACCGCGCACCAGTGGCTGCGGCCCGCTGGGCCGCGTGCTCGACCGGGCCCTGGGTCTGCCGTCCGCGGCGGAGGCGAACGCTTTCGACATGGATGTCACGGTGGCCATCCGGCCCTACGCGTAGGCGTGTTCGGCGAGGGGGCGCTGCCGAAGCGGGGACGCCCGGGGCCCCGAGGCTGTGGAGCGCCTCGGGGCGGTCCTGGACCGGGGCCTCAAGCCGCTTCGGCGGCAGCGGCTGTGGTGGTCGCCGACGTCCGCTCCGCCGTGACCCGGTGGCGGCGGGTCGGCAGGCCCATCGTCGGGTTCGCCACGCCCCACGCCGCGGCCTTGCAGACCAGTTCCTTGTAGAGGGCGGCCAGGCGGCCGGTCAGTGCGGCGCTGACGGCTCGGTCGTCGGCGGTGACGTACTGGATCAGGCCCTCCTTGCGGCCCAGCGAGACGCACTGGTTGAAGTAGCGGGGTGCGGTGGTCGGGAGCTTGGTGCCGGTGAGGCGGGCCGCGATGGCGTCGGCGGCCTGCCAGGCGGTGGGGACGCCCGAGGCGCACGACATGCGCAGCGGCTTGCCGCCGGGGCCGGCGACCAGGGCCGCGTCGCCGATGGCGTACACGTTCGGGTGCGAGGTCGAGCGCATGGTGCCGTCGACCACGATCTGGCCGTTGTCGCCGGTCCGCAGCGGTGTGGCACGGGCGATCGGGTGGACCGCGAAGCCCGTCGTCCAGACCGTGATCGCGGCCGGGATGTCGCCCTTGGTGGTGGTGACACGGTCGGCGTGCACGGCGGTGACGTCGGCGTGCTCGTGGGCGGTGATCCGCAGGTTGGTGAAGACCTTCCGCAGGTGCCTGGCGCCCTTGGGGGAGAGCCAGTCGCCCAGCGCTCCTCGGGCGACCAGGGAGACGTCCAGGTCCGGGCGGGTCTCGGCCAGCTCCGTCGCGGCCTCCACACCGGTGAGGCCGCCGCCGGCGACGACCACGGGCGTGCCGGGGGCGAGGGCGGCCAGCCGCTCGCGCAGGCGCAGTGCTCCGGGGCGGCCGGCGATGTCGTGGGCGTGTTCGGCGGCGCCGGGGACGGCGTGGGTGTTCCAGGCGCTGCCGAGGGCGTACACGAGGGTGTCGTACTCCAACGCCTCCGGCTCGCCGGTTGCGTCCGGGGCGGTGACGGACACGGTTCGGCGGTCGACGTCGATGCCCGTGACCTTCCCGAGGCGCAGCCGGACGCCCGTGCCGGCGAACATCTCGCTGAAGGGGCGGGGGCGGAGGTCCTGGCCCGCCGCGAGCTGGTGCAGCCGGACGCGCTCGACGAAGTCCGGTTCGGCGTTGACGAGGGTGATGGAGACGTCCTCGCGGTGCAGCCGCCTGGCGAGGCGCCCGGCGGCACTCGCTCCGGTGTAGCCGGCTCCGATGACGATGACGCGGTGCTGCTGGATGTTCTGCTGCATGTCCTGCACTCCTGTCTCGCGCGGTTTCGCCCCTTGAACCGGGCAGCCCGTCGATTTCTGACAGAAGGGTGGTGTGACGTGCGTCACGGAAGGTCAGGTGAGGCGGAGGACCGGTTCTCCGTGGGCCGTCGCCGCCCACTGCCGCGTCGCTCGTTCGAGCTTGTCGGGGTTGGCCTGGTTGCGGAACGCGGCGATGCCGTCCGCCGTGATCTCCAGGCACATGACGCCGATGACCCGGCCGTCGACGGTGACCACGAGTGCGGGCAGCCCGTTGGCGTACGAGACGTGGACCTCCGCGGTGCCTCCGAGGAGTCTGCGAGCGGCCTGGTTGGGGGTGAACAGGCTCCGCATGAACTTCGCGACGGCCACGGCCCCCTCGAACGGCCTGGTGCGGGCCGGCACCTTTCCGCCGCCGTCGCCG is a window from the Streptomyces sp. MMBL 11-1 genome containing:
- a CDS encoding NAD(P)/FAD-dependent oxidoreductase, which encodes MQQNIQQHRVIVIGAGYTGASAAGRLARRLHREDVSITLVNAEPDFVERVRLHQLAAGQDLRPRPFSEMFAGTGVRLRLGKVTGIDVDRRTVSVTAPDATGEPEALEYDTLVYALGSAWNTHAVPGAAEHAHDIAGRPGALRLRERLAALAPGTPVVVAGGGLTGVEAATELAETRPDLDVSLVARGALGDWLSPKGARHLRKVFTNLRITAHEHADVTAVHADRVTTTKGDIPAAITVWTTGFAVHPIARATPLRTGDNGQIVVDGTMRSTSHPNVYAIGDAALVAGPGGKPLRMSCASGVPTAWQAADAIAARLTGTKLPTTAPRYFNQCVSLGRKEGLIQYVTADDRAVSAALTGRLAALYKELVCKAAAWGVANPTMGLPTRRHRVTAERTSATTTAAAAEAA